Part of the Natrinema caseinilyticum genome is shown below.
GTCGGCTACGTGACCGCCCGTGCAGTCGACGAGTGGAGCGACGCGATCTATCTACCGCCACGGTTCATGTCGGTGTACGTCCTCCTCTTCACGCTCGGTTTCGGCGTCTTCTGGGAGGTCACGGAGTTCGTCGTCCGAATCGGCGCCGACCTGCTCGGGCTCAAGGCCGTGCTCATCCAGTACGGCCTCGAGGATACCCTCCTTGACCTGCTGTTCGACGTGGTCGGGGCCGTCATCGTCGCCGTGTTCGGGACGGGACTGGTGTCGACGACGACCGAAAGACTCGCAGCCAGAATCGGCGAGCACCGTGACGGCGCGCGCGATGGGGGCGAGGACGGCCCCGCCGCTGGACGGGTAACGACACGAAGCGATGGCGACTCCGGACACTTCGGTGGGTTCGTGTCCGACGGACCGGCGAAGGCGCGTGCGTCCTGGGCGGTCACCGTCTTCCTCGGCGCCGCCGCGATCGGCGGGGTGTTCGCCGGTGCCATCCTCACAGCGATACACGTCGGCGTCGTGCTGGTGCTGGCGTTGCTCCCGGCGCTGGCGTATCGTGATCTTCGGGCGACGCTTCCGTGGCCGGTCCTCGGACTCGCCAGCCTCCCGGTGTTCAGCGCCGTAATCGAACAGCCGTGGCTGAACTCGAATCTCGTCACCTACGTCGCCGTCGCGACGGTCGTACTCGTGATTGCGGTCGAACTCAACCTGTTCACGGCCGTCACGATGTCACCTCGGTTCGCCGTCGTCTTCGTCGTCGTCACGACGATGGCAACGGCGGGACTCTGGGCGCTCGGTCGCTGGTTCGCGGGTCTCTATCTGGGAACGGAGCTGCTCTTCGAGCCCGGCCACACGGACGCCGAAATCGAGACCGCTCTTATGTGGGAGTTCCTCCACGCCGTAGTGGCCGGGGTAGTCGCTGGCATCGTGTTCGAATGGGGCTTCCGGGCGAGGAGAGTGACGTCCCGCGACACGGACGGGTAGGCGCCACTGCTCACTACTCCTCCTCGAACAACAGAGGTACGTCGACTGACCGATCTCGACGGTCGAAAGGCAGTGCCCCCTTGATCATCATCGGCAGGTTGATACGGCCCTTGGCTGTCCAGGTGTCGATCGTCTTGTGGAGCCGGACGGACCGCGTGAGGTCAGCCGGAGTGACCCGGTCGCACCCATCGACGAAGTCGACCATCCACTCGAGGTGCGACTGAAAGACCGGGTCGTCCGGGTCGTCAGGTGCATAGTACCACGCCAGTTCGAGGTTCTTCCCGAGACCGTCCCACGTGAGGTTTGCAGAGCCCATGACAAGCGCGGGGTCGGGGCCGTCACGGATGTAGAGCTTCGGGTGGACGAAGCCATCGCGGTAGGTCAATAGTTGAATTCTGTCGTCGAAGTCGAGCTCCCAAAGGGTGGTGGCGACCAGACGGGAGAACTGGTCGGCCCCAGTCGAGACGACGATGACGACGCGATTGTCGGCCGACCGTGCGAGAAACGTCTGGAGCTGGTCGCGGATAGTGAGGTAGCCGGACCAGGTGAAATACCCTGTCGCGAGGTACACGGTTCCGTCCGCGTCGAACAACCGGCGGACCGCCTCCCCGACCAGTCGGCCCGTGAATCGGTTGTCGAATACCGCCTGTTCGACCATTCCCTTGTCGTACGTCTCCGACGGATGTAAATCACCCGCCCGATGACGACCCAGATGAAGGACACATCGAATCTCAACTCACGGCGGACCGGTCGGCCACGTCGCGGTCGTCCAGCAGGCCGTCGCGTAATGCTGTGGGGTCGATCGGGGCGTCGGGGCCGTCTGCGTCGTGGCGGTACAGTTCGATCTTGCCATCCTCAACCACGAGGTACGTGTTGTGGACCGGTGCGGTAACTTTCCACGAACCCGGGTTGGCCGCAACGTTGTCCGGATGGACGTACGGAGTGTGTGTGTGGCCGTAGACGAGTTTGTCCTCCGGGATTTGCTCCAGGAATGCGTGCGCTCGTCGTTCGCGTCGGGGGTACGTGGGATCAGCAGGGGAGGCGGACCCGTTTGAGGTTGCGATGTGGTCCGGGCCGCGTCCACTCCCGATGGTCTCGTACACCGTCCGGAGTCGTCGCTTTTGCGCCTGCAGAATCGAGCGACCTTTCGCGACGAGTGGATCCTTCGCGCCCCGAGTGGGATCGATGTCACCTCGATCGCCCGGCCCCGAGAGGCGGTTCGAGAGAGCGTCGAACTGGAGGCGATCGAACGCGTTTCCATGGCGGAATCGGATGCTGGCGTCGCCGCTGTCGAGGACGAATTCGTCGCGGAACGCAACGTTGTACAACGACGTATCGAGGTTACGGAGATGCGTGTCGTGGTTTCCGAAGACGACGTACACAGGGAGTTCGTCGGCGAGTCGTTTAATTCGCGTTATCGTCTCGCTCGTCTCCCAGGCGGAGCCGAACGAATCGCGACGAATCATGTCCCACACGTCTCCGAGCAGGATCAGCGCGTCAATCTCGGCCCTGTTTCGGTACTGCTCCTCGAGAAAGGCGGTGAACGCAGCAACGTCCGCGTGTTCAGCACCGAGGTGCGCGTCGCCAGCGACGACGATCCGTTCGGCCATTGTCAGTCCTCACCCACCGACTGTCCGTGGGTACGTGCTTGTCGTGTCGTCTCCGATCGTCCGTTCGCTCCAGTTCGATTGTCGAACCGGCTCTCCGGTTCGTACTGATCGTCGTTCATTCCTGATCGTCGGTGCCCGGGATTGGAACTCGTCGCTGATATATCTTTCAGGGACCACAGCGTCCGTCTGGGAGTCAGTCTGGGAAGAGATAACAATTTAAGTGAGCGGGCACGGGCTTCGCCACTGGGCGAATTGGTGACCGGCAGACGAGATCGGTTCGCCCG
Proteins encoded:
- a CDS encoding phospholipase D-like domain-containing protein, producing MVEQAVFDNRFTGRLVGEAVRRLFDADGTVYLATGYFTWSGYLTIRDQLQTFLARSADNRVVIVVSTGADQFSRLVATTLWELDFDDRIQLLTYRDGFVHPKLYIRDGPDPALVMGSANLTWDGLGKNLELAWYYAPDDPDDPVFQSHLEWMVDFVDGCDRVTPADLTRSVRLHKTIDTWTAKGRINLPMMIKGALPFDRRDRSVDVPLLFEEE
- a CDS encoding metallophosphoesterase family protein, with product MAERIVVAGDAHLGAEHADVAAFTAFLEEQYRNRAEIDALILLGDVWDMIRRDSFGSAWETSETITRIKRLADELPVYVVFGNHDTHLRNLDTSLYNVAFRDEFVLDSGDASIRFRHGNAFDRLQFDALSNRLSGPGDRGDIDPTRGAKDPLVAKGRSILQAQKRRLRTVYETIGSGRGPDHIATSNGSASPADPTYPRRERRAHAFLEQIPEDKLVYGHTHTPYVHPDNVAANPGSWKVTAPVHNTYLVVEDGKIELYRHDADGPDAPIDPTALRDGLLDDRDVADRSAVS